From the Callithrix jacchus isolate 240 chromosome 22, calJac240_pri, whole genome shotgun sequence genome, the window tttttttttttttttgagacggagtctcgctctgtcgccaggctggagtgcagtggcacgatctcggctcactgcaacctccgcctcccggattcaagcgatttttctgcctcagcctcccgaatagctgggactacaggcgtccgccaacacgcccagataatttttgtatttttagtagagacggggtttcaccatgttggccaggatggtcttgatctgttgacctcgtgatctgcctgcctcagcctcccaaagctgggattacaggcgtgagccactgtgccgggccccAACATCCCGTTTTTAtagctggggacactgaggcatggagaggttcAGGAACGCCACCAGTATTACACAGGTGGCAGGGACAGAGCTAGGATATGAACCCAGGCCATCTAGCCGAAGAGTTTCCCTGCTTAACCATTATGTTCTGCTGCCCCTGGAAGTGAGGACCTCCCTGAGGCAGTGACTCTTGGAGGGGCAGCTTAGGacatttcaggcagaagaaaaatgtgtaCATCACAGGGTGGGTGTGAAGATCCAGTGAGTGCTTAGGATGCCCAGCACTCAGTTAGGTGTTCAGAAAACAGGAGCCTAAAAAAGGATTAAGGAAGATTTTACTGAAAATATGCTgagtagtttttgtttgtttgagacagagtttcgctcttgttgcccaggctggaggcaatggcgtgatctcggttcactgcaacctcctcctcccgggttcaagcgattctcctgcctcagcctcctaagtagctgggattaccggcatgtgccatcacacctggctaattttgtatttttagtagagatggggtttcaccatgttggtcaggctgatctcaaactcctgacctcaggtgatccgcccaccctgacctcccaaagtgctgagattacaggcgtgagccaccacacccagcctgagtaGGGTTTTGAAGGACGTATAGGAGTCTTCCAGGCAGACTGAATCAGGGAAAGGACACCAGGCAGAAGGTCTGGCATGGGAGACAAAAGAGAAGTTCTAGAGGATTTGGTGGAACAGGCTGAGTGTGACTCAGGGCAAGGTGCCTTTCACCTAGAAGTTTCTCCAGGCAGACCTGCCCCAGTTATCTCCATCTGTGCCATCCCTGATTATactggagggggaggggagctggaTATGAGACCCAGAGCTCGGCTCTTTTCTGTTCCCAGTCTTTTCTAGCACAGGCCTGGACCGCAattcagctaacatttattgaatagatatGCCCGGCCTCTCTTGCTCACACTCTATGGCTGTTATTTACCTCTGGGGCCAGGTCCAAGCTCCTGGCTTCGCCGTCAATGCTTTCCTTGAGCTGCTCCGCTAACCTCCTGCTGCTTCCTCTTGGACCTTGATTCAGCCATCAAGAATGTAGCAGCATAGAGCATGTGATTCCACACCTCCAAgtttttgcacatgctgttccctgcCAGGGAAGCCCTTCCTTTAAGCCAGTGTCAATGTCACTGTTTTCTTTGGGCTCTTCTGAGGTCTGATATTTTACTTTGGGGTCTTCTGGGTCCTTCTCACTGCCCCACCCAAACCTTGGGGCTgggatcatcttttttttttttttttttttggagaccaagtctcgcactctgttgcccaggcggaagtatagtggtgtaatcttggctcactgcaacctctgcctcctaggttcaagcaattttcttgcctgagccgcccaagtagcttggattacagacaccctccagcaagcctggctaatttttgtatttttagtagaaacagggtttcatcatgttggccaggctggtctcgaactcctgacctcaaatgatcctcccaccttagcctcataaagtgctgggattacaggtgtgagccatcgtgcctggccataGCTGACTTTGGGACCATTTCATCCATCTTTGGCTTCTGCCATAACAGAGAAGCTTTGAGTTTAGGGCTGAGACATCTCTGGAATGTCAGGGAGGGTCTGGGGCAGTGGAGACATGGAGACTTATCTCAAAGCAGCCACTGCTTCCCTACTCACAGCGACCCTATTTTGGCCAGTCTACCCTGTGTCCTGCCTCTATTAACCTCCCTCACCCTCCAGCGTGTGTTTGCCTGCTAACACGAAGTGTGAGAAGTACTGGGGTTCATGGGAGGGGGGCTGCTGTAGGTCTGGGgatgctgggaggggctgggaatGTGAGGAGTACTCTGCACTGTCCCTCAAGAAAGCCCTCACTCCCAGGCTCTTCCTTGGACAAGGCTCTGGAGTGTACAGCTTCCTGGCCCAGGACCCCACAGCAGGAGACCTTGGGACGCCCTGCTTCTGGGAACATAGTGAGGAGTGTAGACTGGATGCCAGTGGTGGGCTCGGGGACTCCACCACATGGGGCTCCCCGCTTCCCCAACCCAGACCTGAAGAAGGAGTGCCGTAATGACCAGGACGTTTTGAAGAGGCATTACAACGTAGCTAAGGTCACCCCCACCCAAGAAACCCCTTCAATGCAGAAAAGCACTGCATCTATCGCTGTGGGGCTTAGGGAAGGGGCTGTAAGGCAGAGGGACTCCCATGAACACGCCCACTGTGTGTGTCTTCAGCACCTAGAACAGCGCCTAGCATTCAGCAGGCCCTCACTAAACAAGTCTTAAATGAAGGGATGACGGAATGAATGGAAGCAAAGAGTGTGGTTGTGTGTCTTCCATGGGGATTTGTCTGTGAGCGTCTCTCAGCCACAGAAGTGCATTTCTGAACATGTGTAGCCAGCCCAAGGGGGAGGTGCATGAATATGCCTGGAGTGCAGCTTTGCCTGCACTTGCGGTTTGGGACACCCAGAACTGAAGAGATCCAACTCTTGTCCAGCCCTCCAAACTTGCTTGGGGTGAACAAGGAGGCAGCTCAGGGGTAAATTTCTACTCCCCTCTTGTTTCTCTTCCTTAGAAGCCCTTGGAGACCAGCTCTTCCAAAGTCAAAGGTGAGAAAGCTCCTTCCCGATGAGACTGTGGGGGAAGACCTGCTGGTTCTTACCTCTACCGTCTGCCCCAGCAACAGCTGACCCTCTGCCAAGGTCACCCATTCACTCCTGCCCAAGGCTTACTGGGCCCCTGTTCTAAATCTTACCCCCTGTCCCTACTGCCACTCTGAGCCTCTGCTGACCTCTGCCCTGCCCTTGCTCCAGGCCCCACCCCTCCCAGTGCTGGCTCACCACCCTCTCCTCTGCTCACAGCCAAAACCATTGTGATGATTCCTGACTCCCAGAAGCTCCTGCGATGTGAACTTGAGTCACTCAAGAGCCAGCTACAGGCCCAGACCAAGGTGAACCGCCATGGCCCTGTTGCCAGCAATTTCTGTTTCTCCTtgccctcccctccttcctgtcACCCCAAGGTTGACCTCTTTCCCCCAGGCTTTCGAGTTCCTGAACCACTCAGTGACCATGTTGGAGAAGGAGAGCTGCTTGCAGCAAATCAAGATTCAGCAGCTTGAAGGTTAGGACTGGCCAGAGATCAAGGTCAGGCaaggccacgcatggtggctcatgcctgtaatcccagcatctgtccaggcgtggtggctcacacctgtaatcccagcactttaggaggctgaggtgggtggatcacgaggtcaggagttcaagaccagcctggctaatatggtgaagccccatctgtactaaaaataccaaaattagctgggcatggtggtgtgctcctgtagtcccatctactcaggaggccgaggcaggagaattgcttgaagcaggacctgggaggtggaggttgcagtgaactgagattgtgccactgcactccagcctgggttatcaaactctgtctccaaaggaaaaaaaaaaagccagcattttgggaggccgaaaagggtggatcacttgaggtcaggagttcgagaccaacctgggcacaacatggtgaaaccccatctctactaaaaaataaaaataaaaaaggccgggcctggaggctcatgcctgtaatctcagcacattgagaggccaaggcaggtggatcacctgaggcaggagattaagaccagcctgacgaatatggtgaaaccccatctctactaaaaatacaaatattagctggggcatggtggtgtgcgcatgtagtcccagctactcaggaggctgaaaaaggagaattgcttgaacccaggaggcagaagttgcagtgagccgagatcacactactgcactccagcctggataacaaagtgagactctgtctcagaaaaaaaaaaaaaaaatcaggctggaAGCTGGTCCTGTTGGGATTAGCTGGGCCAGGCCAGGGTGAGAGAAACTGGGAGAGTCTTGGGAGAGTGTGGGTTCTGGATCAAGATTAGGACAAGCTGGGTTCAGGGTGGGATCAGGGCTCAGTCAAGGTCCCACACTCTCTGCAGAGGTGCTGAGCCCCACAGGCCaccagggagagaaggaggggcaCAAGTCGGGCCCCTCTTTGGAGCAGGGCCAGCAGGAGCTTTATGGGGCCCTGGACCAAGGCCTGCAGGGGCTGGAGAAGACCCTGCATGACAGTGAGGAGGTGCAGCGCATCCACACCACTCGCTGCCTGCAGCTGCTGGCCCAGGAGATCCACAACAGGTGGGTGATGGTGGAAGGGCAGGCGGGAGTCCACAGGAGGGAAGGGAGGTCAGGAACTGGGGAACCGAGGCAGGATCAGGGAAATGGCAGAGGCCTGGGTGAGGAAGACTGGGGGATGATGGAAAGCCTGAGGGACAAGAGGGAATGAGGCCTGGTGCggtgactcatggctgtaatcccagcacttgggaaggccaagatgggcgggtcacctgagaccagcctggccaacagggtgaaagcccatctctactaaaaatacaaaaattagtcgggtatgatggccggtgcctgtaatcccagctactggggaagctgaggcaggagaaccactggaacacgggaggcagaggttgtagtgagccaagatcgtgccactgcactccatcctggttggcagagtgagactatgcctcaaaaataaataaataaataaaagaggagagGATGAGAGGCTCAGGGGAGACAGGTGgctggtgggggttggggaatgGGAGACTGAGAGGCCAGAAGGCAGGGAAGACAGAAAGCTGGAGGTGGGATGGAAAAGGAGGCCAGGGGGTCAGAGAGGGGTGGCAGGGAAGGCTGAGAGGACAGGAGGCTGGGGGTGTAGAAAATCGGGgacaggaggtggggaggtggaggccaggTGATAGGAGGCTGAGTGGGTTGGGAGAGGCTGAAAGAATGGGAGGCTGGGGATTGGAAGGAAAGGATGGGGATGAGGGTAGGGGGTTGTAGAAAGGAGGGGAAATGGACAGGGAGGTGTGGGGAGGGGACAGACTTGGGCGGATGGGTGGTCAGGGGCCAGGCAGCGAGTGTAGGTCCAGGCTGCACTGTCCCCTCAGCAAGAAGTTCCTGTGGGAGGAGCTGGAACTGGTTCAGAAAGAGGTGACCTGCATCTATCAGAAGCTCCGTGAGTGCCTGGAGCCACAGCCAGGGGCGGGAGAGGGGGATCCTTCTTTAGCCCCTGTCCCCTTGAGCCCCCTCCCTCCACAGAGGCCCAGGAGGATGAGATTTCAGAGAACCTGATGAAcattcagaaaatgcagaaaacGCAGGTGAAATGCCGCAAAGTGAGTGGAGGAGATGGGGACCCTGGGGAGGAatgggagagggagggatggggatTTTGGTCAGCCTCTGCCATCACATTGAAGAGTGAGTTCAAATCCGAGCTCTGCCTCTCACTGCTGTGTTACTGtgggcaagtcactcaacctctctgagcctcagtttcctcatctgtataatgggtgTAATAATAACTCATCCTggccaatgcctgtaatctcaggactttgggaggccaaggtgggcagatcacctgagatcaggagttcgagaccagcctggccaacatggtgaaaccccgtctctactaaaaatacaaaaattagcctggtgtggtggcgggcacatgtaatcccagctattcaggaacctgaggctggagaattgtttgaacccgggaggcggaggttgtggtgagccgagattgccccattgcactccagcctgggtgacaagagcgaaactccatatcaaaaaaaaccCTCATCCTGTTGAgcacggaggctcatgcctgttatttcagcactttggaaggctgaagtggggggatgacttgagtcaaggagttcaagaccagactgggcaacatggtgaaaccctgtctctacaaaaaacaaaaaaacaaaaaaaaactagctgggtgtgttaACATGtgcctgcaggcccagctactcagaaggctgagatggggggatcacttgaacctgggaggttgaggctgcagtgagccctggcGGCACCACGGCACTcacagggtgacagagtgagaccctgtctcaaaaaacaaacaataacaacaacaaacactcATCCCTACCTGATCAGGTGTCTGTGTTAGCTGAGTATTAAGCATTTGAATGCAGCCTGGCGTATACTAAGTGCTGTGAAACAGTCACCTTTTACTACTGTCACTATTATTATGATTGCTGTTCtctcatccctccccacctcagatCCTGACCAAGATGAAGCAGCAGGGTTATGAGACATCTGCCTGGCCGGAGACTGAGGAGATACCTCAGGGAGCTGATGGCTGCTGGAAGGAACTGAGTGACATATGGTGATGCCCAGCCCTCAGTCTGACCCCTGACCCTCATGTGAACCTCCTTCCCAAACGGGATCTGGCAGTGACTTCCAGAACCTGGAGCCCACCTGAGTCCAGAGCTCCCTCACTCCCTAGGACTCACCCCCACCATGACCCCCAACCTTAGGCCTACTGCTGTCCACTCCCTGAGCAGCCTGGAGTCTCCCAGGACCCCTAGCTCCCCATCTTCCTGCAGGTCTGCTGTGCACGTGCTGCAGAACTCCATCAATGGCCTCACCATGTCTTTGGGGGCTCGTCCCAAGGCGTCAAGCCCCAGGGGTGAGGGAGGCTGAGAATTGTCCAGGGGTGGGAGGTCATTGTCTAGCCTCACTcggggcagggtgggggggcTATGTTCAGAGAGCCTACTTGGGAGTGACATCCATCTGTTGAGTGTTATTCTGTTGTCACATTAAGTAATATTCTGGGGTCACATTAAGGAATCACTGGAGTTTTCATCCAGGAGTCATTCATGGTCACATTCAGTgtcacttggattttttttttttttgagacagagtcacactctgtcacccaggctggagtgcagtggcacaatcttggatcgctgcaacctctgtctcccacattcaaatgattctcctgcctcagcctcccgagtagctgggactacagacatgtaccagcacacccagctaatttttttttgtatttctagtagagatggggtttcaccgtgttagccaggataatgtcgatctcctgacctcgtgatctgcccacctaggcctcccaaagtgctgggattacagatgtgagccaccgtgcctggccctgtcaCTTGGATCTTATATGAGTCCATGGGAACcccatgcagtggctcatgcctataattctaatattctgggaggccaaggtgggaggactgcttgagtgcaggagtttgagaccagcctgagaaacacagtgagaccccatctctacaaaaaatttaaaaattaactgggtgatggtgcacacctgcagtcttagctactcaggaggctgaggcaggaggatctcttgagcctgggaggttgaggctgcagtgagccatgatcgttccactgcactccagcctgggcaacagagcaagacctcatctcacaaaaaaaaggtGTCAGTTGGGTAAAATTCAAGGGTCATTGAAGTCATAATTTGGTGTCACATTGAATCACATTCAAGGGACTTGGGGGTCATGGTTTAAGTATCAGTGAGGTATACTATGAAGGGACACAGGGCATATATTTGGAGGTTACTTGAGGGTCCTATTCAGGGTACCTGTCCCTCCTGCAGGCCACAAGGGGCACAGGCACCTGAGCCATCCACTCCCCTCCTGGGACTCTGACTCTGACTCTGACCAGCACCTCTCTCAGCCACCTTTCAGCAAGAGCCGTCGTTCCTTCCCACACGGTGCAGATTCTTCCCActcccccccacccacccattccCCTCCTGACCggccttgaactcccagtctAGACCCTTGGGACAGGCCCAGATCCCAATCTGGACATTCGGTCCCTGCCCTGCAGCCCCAGAGTCCCCTGGACCTGGTCAGGCCCTGAcccactctctctctccacaGCTTGAGCAGCCGGGACTGCTCTCCCTGAAGACCCctccagaaagaaaataaactagcCCAGACCCTCTTCTTGCCCTGGACTGTTAGTCCTGCTGCTTCCTGTGCTAGGAATCCCCCTGCCCTCACAATTTACTTTTCAGTGTTGCGGGGGAGGCATGTAGAGACCCCAGAGGTCTTTTGGGATGTGTGGGCTTGGAATCAGGGGACATGGTGAAGCCAGATTTAATATATGACAAGGCAAGGAATCATTCTGTCCAGATACGAGTGGCCAGACAGACTTCCACGCTGGCCATAGAGCCTTCCTTTCTGGGGGGCCCTGgtgaatggggaaactgaggcccagagagcaaGGGGCACGGACATGCTCTGAAGCCCCTCCCTCCTATTACCCTTGGAGCTCTTCCCAACCCCAGGGTCTTCCCTCTTTACATCCATTCTTGGTTCCTTCCCACAACTGATGCTAACACGCCCCGCCCCCAAGAGCACGgaggccccgccccaccccgctaATGAGGCCCCGCCCTACGGGGGGCTATGCAAAGGAGGCGCCCGGaggccccgcccctccctccGCCTCGGAGTCTGCGCGGCGCTGCCCGGCCCGGCCGACCGCATCTCGGTCTCGGCGCCTGCCAGCCGGGCCGGCCGTCTGTCCATCTCGCCGCGCCAGGGCCATCTAGACGGAGCGGGGTCTCAGGCGACTGCGGCCTCGACGCGGTGAGGAGAGGGGCTGGGGCGCCCCTCATCCCCTCCGGTGGGCTTCCCACCCCCAGCGTCGTTCCCCGGTTCCTGAGGGTCGGGCGCCTTAGGGTCCAGCGCGGGGAGGGGCGAGGGAGGGGAGGCGGcgaaggtgggggaggggacgAAGCTGGGGGAGGAGACCCCGGGCGGAGGAGCCCAGCGCCCATGGTGAGGGTGGCCGTGGGTAACTGTGATTGTGTGGTTGtcattgtgtgtctgtgtggttgtGTAACTGACATCGTGTGGCTGCACGACTGGGATTGTGCGGCTTCGGGAGGTCCGCGGATGTGTGTCACTGTCATTGTGCTGCTGTCGTTGTGGGTGTCACtcggatggtgtgtgtgtggctgtgctGTGGCTGCCATTGGCCCCCCGTGTGGCTGCTGTCTCTGTGTGTGACTGTCTTGGCATCTGTGTGGTTGTGTGCAATGACAGTAATGACTGTCATTATGTGGCTACTGCTGTGCTTATTCtgatggtgtgtgtgtctgtgtgtgtgtgtgtggctgtggttGTGCACCGTGCACCTTTCTTGTGTGGCGTTGTGAGTCTGTGCCATGGTCTGTGGACGTGGCCATGTGGCTGTGGTTGTGGATGGCACTGTGTCTCTCCCCTATGACTGTCAGTGTGAATAAGAGACTGTTAGTGTGTGTGTGGCTGTCACGGAGTGCCTTGTAATTGGGGGTGTGATGCTTTGATGGGTTCTGTGACCCCCATTGTGTGCAGTGACTCTTTCTTTGCTGTGACTCTTAAGTGTGTTGCAGGCCTGTGTGTCCCTGACTGTGGTGGGGTGAGGGCTTGTGTGGGACTGTGATGTGTATAGGGTCTCCTGATGTGTTTCTCTCTGTTTGGCccagggtggggggtggggacttGTTTGATCTGTTTGGGTGTCTCTGACAGGCTGTGTGCCCACTGTGTGTAAGTATGCAGTGATGTTTGTTGTGTGTGTTGGACACCTGTCTGAACGAGTGGCCCCGTCTTGTTCACTGCAAAGTGGcgtccagcacagtgcctggaagtCGGCTAGTGCCCAGTCTTTACCGTGGGATGGATGAACGctgtgccgtgtgtgtgtgtgtgtgtgtgtgtgtgtgtgtgtgtgtgtgtgtgttggggggtagGATGGAGGCTGTGGCTGGGTTGTGCTTCCTAGGGGTGCCAGC encodes:
- the CCDC159 gene encoding coiled-coil domain-containing protein 159 isoform X1, with the translated sequence MPVVGSGTPPHGAPRFPNPDLKKECRNDQDVLKRHYNVAKKPLETSSSKVKAKTIVMIPDSQKLLRCELESLKSQLQAQTKAFEFLNHSVTMLEKESCLQQIKIQQLEEVLSPTGHQGEKEGHKSGPSLEQGQQELYGALDQGLQGLEKTLHDSEEVQRIHTTRCLQLLAQEIHNSKKFLWEELELVQKEVTCIYQKLQAQEDEISENLMNIQKMQKTQVKCRKILTKMKQQGYETSAWPETEEIPQGADGCWKELSDIWSAVHVLQNSINGLTMSLGARPKASSPRGHKGHRHLSHPLPSWDSDSDSDQHLSQPPFSKSRRSFPHA
- the CCDC159 gene encoding coiled-coil domain-containing protein 159 isoform X5, encoding MPVVGSGTPPHGAPRFPNPDLKKECRNDQDVLKRHYNVAKKPLETSSSKVKAKTIVMIPDSQKLLRCELESLKSQLQAQTKAFEFLNHSVTMLEKESCLQQIKIQQLEEVLSPTGHQGEKEGHKSGPSLEQGQQELYGALDQGLQGLEKTLHDSEEVQRIHTTRCLQLLAQEIHNSKKFLWEELELVQKEVTCIYQKLQAQEDEISENLMNIQKMQKTQVKCRKILTKMKQQGYETSAWPETEEIPQGADGCWKELSDICLSSRDCSP
- the CCDC159 gene encoding coiled-coil domain-containing protein 159 isoform X3; this translates as MGDHEQKPLETSSSKVKAKTIVMIPDSQKLLRCELESLKSQLQAQTKAFEFLNHSVTMLEKESCLQQIKIQQLEEVLSPTGHQGEKEGHKSGPSLEQGQQELYGALDQGLQGLEKTLHDSEEVQRIHTTRCLQLLAQEIHNSKKFLWEELELVQKEVTCIYQKLQAQEDEISENLMNIQKMQKTQVKCRKILTKMKQQGYETSAWPETEEIPQGADGCWKELSDIWSAVHVLQNSINGLTMSLGARPKASSPRGHKGHRHLSHPLPSWDSDSDSDQHLSQPPFSKSRRSFPHA
- the CCDC159 gene encoding coiled-coil domain-containing protein 159 isoform X2; this encodes MGDHEQVKPLETSSSKVKAKTIVMIPDSQKLLRCELESLKSQLQAQTKAFEFLNHSVTMLEKESCLQQIKIQQLEEVLSPTGHQGEKEGHKSGPSLEQGQQELYGALDQGLQGLEKTLHDSEEVQRIHTTRCLQLLAQEIHNSKKFLWEELELVQKEVTCIYQKLQAQEDEISENLMNIQKMQKTQVKCRKILTKMKQQGYETSAWPETEEIPQGADGCWKELSDIWSAVHVLQNSINGLTMSLGARPKASSPRGHKGHRHLSHPLPSWDSDSDSDQHLSQPPFSKSRRSFPHA
- the CCDC159 gene encoding coiled-coil domain-containing protein 159 isoform X4, whose amino-acid sequence is MIPDSQKLLRCELESLKSQLQAQTKAFEFLNHSVTMLEKESCLQQIKIQQLEEVLSPTGHQGEKEGHKSGPSLEQGQQELYGALDQGLQGLEKTLHDSEEVQRIHTTRCLQLLAQEIHNSKKFLWEELELVQKEVTCIYQKLQAQEDEISENLMNIQKMQKTQVKCRKILTKMKQQGYETSAWPETEEIPQGADGCWKELSDIWSAVHVLQNSINGLTMSLGARPKASSPRGHKGHRHLSHPLPSWDSDSDSDQHLSQPPFSKSRRSFPHA